One Helicobacter pylori genomic window, AACCTTTTTTTAAGCTATAATCCAAAAATCTAAAATAAAAAGGAACAAACATGAAAAAAATCCTTTGTCTGTCTTTCTTTCTGACTTTCTCTAACCCTCTTCAAGCCCTTGTGATCGAGCTTTTAGAAGAGATCAAAACTTCACCACATAAAGGCACTTTTAAGGCTAAAGTCCTTGATTCTAAAGAACCAAGACAAGTTTTAGGCGTTTATAATATCTCCCCACACAAAAAACTCACGCTCACAATCACTCACATATCCACTGCAATTGTCTATCAACCCCTTGATGAAAAACTTTCTTTAGAAACGACCTTAAGCCCTAACCGCCCTACTATCCCTAGAAACACCCAAATCGTTTTTTCTTCAAAAGAATTGAAAGAGTCGCACGCGCACCAAATGCCTTCTTTAAACGCGCCCATGCAAAAACCACAAAACAAACCTAGCTCATCGCAACAATCTCCTCAAAACTTTTCTTACCCAGAGCCCAAATTAGGCTCTAAAAACTCTAAAAACAGCCTTTTGCAGCCTTTAGCAATTCCTAGCAAAATAAGCCCCACTAACGAAGTTAAAACGCCAACAAACGACGCCAAACCCCCTTTAAAACATTCTTCAGAAGATCAAGAAAACAACCTCTTTATAACGCCACCCACTGAAAAAACGCTCCCTAGTAACACTCCTAACACTGATGCGAGTGAAAGCAATGAAAATAACGAAAATAGGGATAATGTGGAAAAACAAGCGATTAGAGATCCCAATATTAAAGAATTTGCGTGCGGGAAGTGGGTCTATGACGATGAAAACTTGCAAGCCTATCGCCCAAGCATTTTAAAACGCGTTGATGAAGACAAACAGACTGCGACAGACATTACCCCTTGCGATTACAGCACCGCTGAAAATAAAAGCGGTAAAATCATTACCCCCTATACCAAAATCTCCGTTCATAAAACAGAGCCTTTAGAAGAGCCGCAAACTTTTGAAGCTAAAAATAATTTCGCCATTCTTCAAGCCAGAAGCTCTACGGAAAAATGCAAAAGGGCTAGAGCAAGAAAAGACGGCACGACTAGGCAATGCTATCTGATAGAAGAGCCTTTAAAACAAGCATGGGAAAGTGAGTATGAAATCACCACGCAATTAGTGAAAGCCATTTATGAGCGCCCCAAACAAGACGATCAAGCAGAGCCGACTTTTTATGAAACCAGCGAATTAGCTTATTCTTCCACACGAAAAAGCGAAATAACGCGCAATGAATTGAATTTGAATGAAAAATTCATGGAATTTGTGGAAGTGTATGAAGGGCATTATTTAAACGATATAATTAAAGAAAGCAGCGAATACAAGGAATGGGTTAAAAACCATGTGCGCTTTAAAGAAGGGGTGTGCATGGTTTTAGAAATAGAAGAGCAACCACGAGCTAAAAGCACGCCTTTGAGTATTGAAAACTCTCGTGTGGTTTGTGTCAAAAAGGGGAATTATTTATTCAACGAAGTTTAAGATGGTGGCTTGAGGCGGAATCGAACCACCGACACGAAGATTTTCAGTCTTCTGCTCTACCGACTGAGCTATCAAGCCAAGCAAAAGACAATTATTACATAAAAAAGGTAAAATAAAGCTTAATTTTTAAAAAAATGACTAAAAAGATATAATTCACTCAAAATCAAACAAGGATTAAAATGAAATTGATTTCATGGAATGTGAACGGGTTAAGAGCTTGCATGACTAAGGGCTTTATGGATTTTTTCAATAGCGTAAATGCGGATATTTTTTGCATTCAAGAATCTAAAATGCAACAAGAACAAAACACTTTTGAATTTAAAGGGTATTTTGATTTTTGGAATTGTGCGATTAAAAAGGGCTATTCTGGGGTGGTAACTTTCACTAAAAAAGAGCCTTTAAGCGTGAGCTATGGTATTAATATAGAAGAGCATGATAAAGAAGGGCGCGTGGTAACTTGCGAATTTGAGTCGTTTTATTTGGTGAATGTTTATACCCCTAATTCCCAACAAGCCCTATCCAGGCTTAGTTACCGCATGAGCTGGGAAATGGAATTTAAGAAATTTTTAAAAGCTTTAGAGTTAAAAAAACCGGTCATTGTGTGCGGGGATTTGAATGTGGCCCACAATGAAATTGATTTAGAAAACCCTAAAACCAACCGAAAAAACGCCGGCTTTAGCGATGAAGAGAGGGAAAAATTCAGCGAGCTTTTGAATGCTGGTTTCATTGACACTTTCCGTTATTTTTACCCTAACAAAGAAAAGGCTTATACCTGGTGGAGTTACATGCAACAAGCAAGGGATAAAAACATTGGTTGGCGCATTGATTATTTTTTATGCTCTAACCCTTTAAAAACGCGCTTAAAAGACGCTTTAATCTATAAAGATATTTTAGGGAGCGATCATTGCCCGGTAGGGTTGGAATTAGTTTAAAGATAGAAAGTGTGCGAAATAAAGACAGAAAAAAGCCTTACAAAGGGTGAGTCGTATTCAAAAGCAAAAGGCCATTTGACTCCCACTTCAATACTAGCGTCATGGTGGAATAGCACGGTTTGGAATTTAAACCCCACTAAACCCAACATCCTAAAATTTGAAGTTTTGAGCGAAAACCCTTGAATGCTGCGCCAATCGTCAATGATGAAATTCGCGCTGTGTTTGGAAATCGTCCATGTGTTTTCAGCAACTTGCATGCCATAAAAAAGAGAAAATACATACAAGGGGTTTTTATTGTATTCTACGATCAAATCCCCTCCAAAGCCGTAAGTGAACATGTTCGCTTGAGCACCCGTTCTTTTATTGAGAATGACATTCCCATAATCCATAAAAAAGTAATAGCGGGAATAAAACCAGTAGTTAGTGGGGTTAATCTCCCAGCCTAAAGAAAAGCTCGCCCCCTCAATCGTGCGTTTGAGATCGTTGTATTTTTTCATGATCATTTTCCCCACCTGATATTGAGAAGCCACATAAAAACGGCTTTTAGCTTGCGTAAGGGTAGGGCTTAAAAAACAAACGCTTAAAAATAAAGGGGTTACTTTTTTAAATAAATCCTTTGAAAAAAGTTTCACACTTTAATACTTCCTGTTGAGTGGGGAGTTGAGATTGTCTTGGTGGTTAGTGGCTCGTTGCAAAACGTTGTTCGTTCTTTTTTGCGAAGGATCAGCGTTTTCTTCATTATTGATTTCATCAATTTTATTTTCGTTATTGATCAGATCATTCACCTCTTTAGTGGCTTTTTCATCTTCTTCTTCATGTTCAATTTTTTTTATATCCTTATTCGCTTGATTGATTGGATTGTTTTTGGTGGTTTTAGTGTTGTTTTGGTGCGATTGAGACGATTTTTTAGGCTCGTCCTTGCACGCGCTAAACAGGCTTAAAACAAAAGAGATAGCGATAAAATGAGTGATTTTAGATTTCATCAATTAAATTTCCTTAAGTCAATGTATAATTTGACTATCTTATCATAAAAATGATTAAGGATTGGCTAGGGTAAGAACAAATTGCAAGAAACAGATAATTTATTAAAAACATTGAACGTGAAATCGCTTTTAGAAGCCTTGCTTGTTTATACGCCCAAAGGCTATAAAGATTTGAATTTATTAGAGCGTTTTGAAACGGGCTTGAGCGGCGTTTTAGAAGTGGGTATTTTAGAGAAAAGAAACTACGCCAAAGTTTTAAAGATTTTCGCTTATTCCAAACGATTTTGCAAAAATTTAGAGCTTGTTTTTTTCAATCACAGCGCGTTCCATCACAACCAGTTTAAAACCGGCGAGAGTTTGTTTATTTATGGTAAATTAGAGCAAAGCTCTTTTAATCAAGCTTATACCATTAACACGCCTAAAATCCTTACCGAATTTGGAAAAATTTCTTTAATTTTTAAAAAAGTTAAAAATCATAAAAAAATACAAGAAAATTTACAAAAACTCATTTCATTAGAAAATTTAAAAAAGGAAGGCATTAAAGAGAATATCGCGCGTTTATTGTTAGAAATCTTTTTCCCCACGCCGTATTTTGTCAAGGATTTTGAAACTCATAAAAATTTTTCTTCACAACATTTAAATGCATTAAAATATATTGAAATGCTTTTTTATATGAAAAATTTAGAACGCAAAAAATTGCAATTCAATGCTAAAATCGCATGCCCTAATAACAGCGAACGCTTGAAAGCGTTTATTACTTCTTTACCCTTTAAACTCACCAACGACCAACAAAACGCCATTAAAGAAATCCAAAGCGATCTCACCAGCCCTATAGCGTGCAAGCGTTTGATTATAGGCGATGTGGGCTGCGGGAAAACGATGGTGATTTTAGCGAGCATGGTATTAGCTTACCCTAATAAAACCCTTTTAATGGCGCCCACTTCCATTCTCGCTAAACAGCTTTATAACGAAGCCTTAAAATTTTTACCCCCTTATTTTGAAGTGGAATTATTGCTTGGCGGGAGCCACAAGAAGCGATCCAATCATTTGTTTGAAACCATCACGCATGTGGTTATAGGCACGCAAGCGTTGTTGTTTGATAAGCGCGATTTGAATGAATTCGCTCTAGTGATCACTGATGAACAGCACCGGTTCGGCACAAAGCAGCGCTACCAATTAGAAAAAATGGCAAGCAGTAAGGGCAATAAACCCCATTCCTTGCAATTTTCCGCTACCCCCATTCCTCGCACGCTTGCCCTAGCCAAAAGCGCGTTTGTGAAAACGACCATGATTAGAGAAATCCCTTATCCTAAAGAGATTGAAACTCTAGTCTTGCATAAAAGAGATTTTAAAATAGTGATGGAAAAAATCAGCGAAGAAATCGCTAAAAACCATCAAGTCATTGTCGTTTATCCGCTGGTGAATGAAAGCGAAAAAATCCCGTATTTATCGCTCAGTGAGGGGGCGAGTTTCTGGCAAAAACGCTTTAAAAACGTTTATACCACTTCAGGGCAGGATAAAAATAAAGAAGAAGTGATTGAAGAATTTAGAGAGTCTGGGAGCATTCTTTTAGCGACTACGCTTATTGAGGTGGGCATTTCTTTACCACGATTGAGCGTGATGGTGATTTTAGCGCCTGAAAGGTTAGGCTTAGCGACTTTACACCAATTAAGGGGGCGCGTGTCTCGTAACGGCTTGAAAGGCTATTGTTTTTTATGCACGATCCAAGAAGAAAACGA contains:
- a CDS encoding competence protein, translating into MKKILCLSFFLTFSNPLQALVIELLEEIKTSPHKGTFKAKVLDSKEPRQVLGVYNISPHKKLTLTITHISTAIVYQPLDEKLSLETTLSPNRPTIPRNTQIVFSSKELKESHAHQMPSLNAPMQKPQNKPSSSQQSPQNFSYPEPKLGSKNSKNSLLQPLAIPSKISPTNEVKTPTNDAKPPLKHSSEDQENNLFITPPTEKTLPSNTPNTDASESNENNENRDNVEKQAIRDPNIKEFACGKWVYDDENLQAYRPSILKRVDEDKQTATDITPCDYSTAENKSGKIITPYTKISVHKTEPLEEPQTFEAKNNFAILQARSSTEKCKRARARKDGTTRQCYLIEEPLKQAWESEYEITTQLVKAIYERPKQDDQAEPTFYETSELAYSSTRKSEITRNELNLNEKFMEFVEVYEGHYLNDIIKESSEYKEWVKNHVRFKEGVCMVLEIEEQPRAKSTPLSIENSRVVCVKKGNYLFNEV
- a CDS encoding exodeoxyribonuclease III, which codes for MKLISWNVNGLRACMTKGFMDFFNSVNADIFCIQESKMQQEQNTFEFKGYFDFWNCAIKKGYSGVVTFTKKEPLSVSYGINIEEHDKEGRVVTCEFESFYLVNVYTPNSQQALSRLSYRMSWEMEFKKFLKALELKKPVIVCGDLNVAHNEIDLENPKTNRKNAGFSDEEREKFSELLNAGFIDTFRYFYPNKEKAYTWWSYMQQARDKNIGWRIDYFLCSNPLKTRLKDALIYKDILGSDHCPVGLELV
- a CDS encoding outer membrane protein, translating into MKLFSKDLFKKVTPLFLSVCFLSPTLTQAKSRFYVASQYQVGKMIMKKYNDLKRTIEGASFSLGWEINPTNYWFYSRYYFFMDYGNVILNKRTGAQANMFTYGFGGDLIVEYNKNPLYVFSLFYGMQVAENTWTISKHSANFIIDDWRSIQGFSLKTSNFRMLGLVGFKFQTVLFHHDASIEVGVKWPFAFEYDSPFVRLFSVFISHTFYL
- the recG gene encoding ATP-dependent DNA helicase RecG, whose product is MQETDNLLKTLNVKSLLEALLVYTPKGYKDLNLLERFETGLSGVLEVGILEKRNYAKVLKIFAYSKRFCKNLELVFFNHSAFHHNQFKTGESLFIYGKLEQSSFNQAYTINTPKILTEFGKISLIFKKVKNHKKIQENLQKLISLENLKKEGIKENIARLLLEIFFPTPYFVKDFETHKNFSSQHLNALKYIEMLFYMKNLERKKLQFNAKIACPNNSERLKAFITSLPFKLTNDQQNAIKEIQSDLTSPIACKRLIIGDVGCGKTMVILASMVLAYPNKTLLMAPTSILAKQLYNEALKFLPPYFEVELLLGGSHKKRSNHLFETITHVVIGTQALLFDKRDLNEFALVITDEQHRFGTKQRYQLEKMASSKGNKPHSLQFSATPIPRTLALAKSAFVKTTMIREIPYPKEIETLVLHKRDFKIVMEKISEEIAKNHQVIVVYPLVNESEKIPYLSLSEGASFWQKRFKNVYTTSGQDKNKEEVIEEFRESGSILLATTLIEVGISLPRLSVMVILAPERLGLATLHQLRGRVSRNGLKGYCFLCTIQEENERLEKFADELDGFKIAELDLQYRKSGDLLQGGEQSGNSFEYIDLAKDEILIAEVKQDFLKAASVSQGTFEN